The segment AAGCTTTCCTCTTAATATGCCTATCATCTAATGCAGACTCCTGTAACTGTATGGACATGACATATACAGAGTGCAAGGGCATCAGCACTATCGTGGGGTGGACACCTGTCAAGAGAAAGCATGATTCTTATCATCTCGCTTACCTGGTGCTTTTCAGCTCTTCCATAACCAACAACAGCCTTCTTCACCTCAAGTGAAGAATATTCATAAAGTGGTATATCATGATTTGCGATTGCAAGGAGTGCGATTCCTCTTGAATAACCGAGACCCAGAGTTGCCTTTATACCCCTTGCAAAGAATATCTTTTCTATTACAGCAACATCAGGTTTATGTTCCCTGATAATTTCTTCAAGTCCGTCATATATTAATTTAAGTCGAGCATTAAGTGGTTTTGCCTTTGATACCTTTATAACACCGGAGTCAATGTATTCATAACTGCTATTTTTCTGTTTGATTATACCGTAACCGAGGTTAGAGGTTCCGGGATCTATCCCAAGAATAGTTAGTGAGG is part of the Thermodesulfovibrionales bacterium genome and harbors:
- the ruvC gene encoding crossover junction endodeoxyribonuclease RuvC, with product MRHQGRDRNLKGSTPSKKGDSSSPSLTILGIDPGTSNLGYGIIKQKNSSYEYIDSGVIKVSKAKPLNARLKLIYDGLEEIIREHKPDVAVIEKIFFARGIKATLGLGYSRGIALLAIANHDIPLYEYSSLEVKKAVVGYGRAEKHQVSEMIRIMLSLDRCPPHDSADALALCICHVHTVTGVCIR